The following proteins are encoded in a genomic region of Arachis stenosperma cultivar V10309 chromosome 4, arast.V10309.gnm1.PFL2, whole genome shotgun sequence:
- the LOC130974524 gene encoding uncharacterized protein LOC130974524, with protein MRFHSLIILFLFAHLSAVTVAAAAAWPESELLATISHERDVKSPKVIKIAKFAINEQNKRSKAKLKLVRILRCTENVYTIDNSFSLELLAKHGTRTTKKYLAHLFETKDYWFRPSTNQFELESFELAQ; from the coding sequence ATGAGATTTCACAGCCTTATTATCCTCTTTCTGTTTGCTCACCTGTCCGCCGTTACGGTTGCCGCCGCAGCCGCCTGGCCGGAGTCAGAATTGCTTGCAACTATTTCTCACGAGAGGGATGTCAAAAGTCCCAAGGTGATTAAGATTGCGAAATTTGCGATCAATGAACAGAACAAGAGATCAAAAGCAAAACTGAAATTGGTGAGAATTCTTAGATGCACGGAGAACGTTTACACAATTGACAACTCTTTCTCCCTGGAGCTGTTGGCCAAACATGGAACCAGGACTACTAAGAAATACTTGGCTCACTTGTTTGAGACCAAGGATTATTGGTTTCGTCCATCGACGAATCAATTTGAGCTAGAAAGCTTTGAACTTGCccaatag